The sequence GCCACGGGAACAGCGTGTAGGACTGGAAGACCATGCCGCGATCCGGCCCCGGCCGGGTCACCGCCTTGCCGTCAAGCAGCACGCGGCCTTCGCTCGGTGCCTCGAGACCGGCGACGATCCTCAGCAGCGTCGACTTTCCGCAGCCGGACGGCCCCAGGATGGTGATGAAATCATTGGCGGCAACCGCCAGGTCGATCGGCATCAGCGCCTTGACCGGCTGCCCGCCACGCACGCCGGCAAAGGTGCGCGAGACGCCCTCGATGAGAAGCTTGCTCACGCCAGGCTCCACGGAAAGAGCCAGCGGTTGAAGGCCTTGAAGGCAAAATCGGACAACAGCCCAATCAGCCCGATGACGATGATGCCGAAGATGATCTGTCCGGTCGCCAGCCGTGACTGGCTGTTGATGATCATGTAGCCGATGCCCGAGGACGAGCCGATCAGTTCGGCGACGATGACATAAGTCCAGGCCCAGCCGAGCACCAGCCGCAGCGTCTCGGCGATTTCGGGCGCGTTGGCCGGCATGATCACCCGTTTGACGATACCGTTGTTGGTCGAGCCCAGCGTATAGGCGGCCTCGACCAGGTCGCGCCGTGTCGACCCGACCTTGACGGCGACGATCAGGATGATCTGGAACACCGAGCCGACGAAGATGACCAGCAATTTTTCCAACTCGCCGATGCCGGCCCACAGGATGAGCAGCGGAATGAAGGCCGAGGCCGGCAAATAGCGGGCGAAGGAGACGAAGGGTTCCAGGAATGCCTCCACCGGCTTCCAGGCGCCCATGGCGATGCCGATCGGCACCGCGACGACCGACGCCAGCACGAAGCCGCCGAAGACGCGCCAGATGGTGATCAGTATGTCGAGCCAGAAACGATCCTCGACCAGCAGCCGCCAGCCGTCTCGCAGCATCGACAGCGGATCGGCGAGGAAGATGCGGTTGACGTGCCCGCCAAGCGTGATCCAGGCCCAGAAGGCGACGAACAGCACGAAGAAGGAAATGCCGAGCACGGTTCGCAGGCCCGGCGAGACTGGATGCAAGGGGCGCATCTTCAAATCGTCCCCATCTTCAGATCGTCACTTGTCCAGGAGAAGACGGCGGCGCCAGGCGCCGCCGCATGATGGGCAAAGGCCGGACGGTCAGTTGGACACCGCGCTGGTGTCGGCCAGCGTGGCAACGTCGGGGGCTTCCTTGATCAGCCCCATCTGCAGCAGCAAGTCGCCGGCGGTCTTGGAAAAGTCCAGGAATTCCTTGGTGAAGAACTGCTTGTTCTCGGCCTTGTCGGCCCATTTCAGGTACTTCGCCGAATCCTCGA is a genomic window of Mesorhizobium huakuii containing:
- a CDS encoding ABC transporter permease; amino-acid sequence: MRPLHPVSPGLRTVLGISFFVLFVAFWAWITLGGHVNRIFLADPLSMLRDGWRLLVEDRFWLDILITIWRVFGGFVLASVVAVPIGIAMGAWKPVEAFLEPFVSFARYLPASAFIPLLILWAGIGELEKLLVIFVGSVFQIILIVAVKVGSTRRDLVEAAYTLGSTNNGIVKRVIMPANAPEIAETLRLVLGWAWTYVIVAELIGSSSGIGYMIINSQSRLATGQIIFGIIVIGLIGLLSDFAFKAFNRWLFPWSLA